One window of the Thunnus albacares chromosome 3, fThuAlb1.1, whole genome shotgun sequence genome contains the following:
- the sart1 gene encoding U4/U6.U5 tri-snRNP-associated protein 1 — MGSSKKHKEKSRDKDTEERRREHKKHRHKDRERDASDRDGARTKEKRKRSGSRERSGREGRSKGERSSGEPRVKKEKVDLGYEEGNTEVEPQSASGDVSLSIEETNKLRAKLGLKPLELNENKKELGTKEDPVVAETINPVLIQKQKDMREKLAAMKEKRIQNQKLGKVKSLADDDWLDDTAAWVEKSRKMAKEKEMAEKRAKLLEEMDEEFGVSSLVEEEFGQSRKDAYTSGDLKGLKVQHKVESFNEGQTVILTLQDKGVLEEEEDVLVNVGLVDKEKAEKNVELKKKKPDYKPYEEEESVDDMVTFKSHSVLSKYDEEIEGEKKKSFRLNTGGFADGERERELQAIKEALRNQAQSLEMPSLTIASEYYTPEEMVGFKKTKRRVKKIRKKEKQTVGVEHLDDTRSSDFGSRTRGRGRKPVDEDGEEVKEEEESRIPNVVPQMSDDIRMAEMDISEDEDFTPPEPAVIEEDEAEQELQKQLEKQRKLKQKQLLKDSGEKVAEQIKVLGKDDHDNDPEKRNNIVFNATSEFCRTLGDIPTYGLSGNREDQEDIMDFEQEEEKDDAGNSDSDMDENVGWSTVNLDEEQKQPDFSTASATILDEEPIVNSGLAAALLLCKNKGLLDTQMQKVARVRAPKGALPNDNYCIEDKMGFDDKYSRREEYRGFTQDFKEKDSYKPDVKIEYVDESGRKLTPKEAFRQLSHRFHGKGSGKMKTERRMKKLEEEALLKKMSSSDTPLGTVALLQEKQKSQKTPYIVLSGSGKSMNANTITK, encoded by the coding sequence ATGGGTTCGTCCAAGAAGCATAAGGAAAAAAGCCGCGACAAGGACACGGAGGAGCGCCGTCGCGAACATAAGAAACATCGCCACAAGGACCGAGAAAGAGATGCTTCTGACCGGGATGGGGCTCGGACTAAAGAGAAACGAAAACGCTCCGGGTCCAGGGAAAGGAGCGGACGGGAGGGCCGCAGCAAAGGCGAAAGGAGCAGTGGGGAGCCACGggtgaagaaagagaaagttgaTCTCGGATATGAGGAAGGTAATACAGAGGTGGAACCTCAGTCTGCAAGCGGAGATGTATCGCTCAGCATTGAGGAGACAAACAAACTTAGAGCCAAGCTGGGTCTGAAGCCCCTGGAATTAAATGAGAACAAAAAGGAGCTTGGCACTAAAGAGGACCCAGTGGTGGCTGAGACCATCAACCCAGTTCTCATCCAGAAGCAGAAAGATATGAGAGAGAAGCTTGCAGCTATGAAAGAGAAACGCATCCAGAACCAGAAATTGGGAAAAGTCAAGTCCCTAGCAGATGATGATTGGCTGGATGACACCGCTGCTTGGGTggaaaaaagcaggaaaatggctaaagaaaaagaaatggcaGAGAAAAGAGCCAAGCTTCTGGAAGAGATGGATGAGGAGTTTGGTGTCAGCAGTCTGGTTGAGGAGGAGTTTGGACAAAGCAGGAAGGATGCCTATACATCTGGAGATCTAAAGGGACTCAAAGTACAGCACAAGGTGGAATCCTTCAATGAGGGCCAGACTGTCATCCTGACACTGCAAGACAAAGGTGTGcttgaggaggaggaagatgttCTTGTAAATGTGGGACTGGTGGACaaggaaaaagcagaaaagaatgtggagttaaaaaagaaaaagccagATTACAAGCCCtatgaagaagaggagagtgTGGATGACATGGTTACGTTTAAGTCCCACTCTGTACTGTCAAAGTATGATGAGGAGATTGAGGGCGAAAAGAAAAAGAGCTTCCGGCTGAATACAGGGGGCTTCGCTGATGGAGAGCGGGAGCGGGAGCTCCAGGCCATAAAAGAGGCTCTACGAAATCAggctcagtctttggaaatgCCCTCTCTCACTATTGCATCAGAGTACTACACGCCTGAGGAAATGGTgggctttaaaaaaacaaaacgccGTGTGAAGAAGATCAGAAAGAAGGAGAAGCAGACAGTTGGAGTTGAACATCTTGATGACACTCGGAGTTCTGATTTTGGCTCCAGGACACGTGGCCGAGGCCGCAAACCGGTGGACGAGGACGGTGAGGAAgttaaagaggaggaggagagcagaaTACCAAATGTTGTCCCTCAAATGTCTGATGACATCAGGATGGCAGAAATGGACATAAGCGAAGACGAAGACTTTACACCCCCTGAGCCTGCTGTAATTGAGGAGGACGAGGCAGAGCAGGAGCTGCAGAAACAActggagaagcagaggaagcTAAAGCAAAAGCAGCTTCTCAAAGACTCTGGGGAGAAGGTGGCAGAGCAGATTAAAGTGCTTGGTAAAGACGACCATGACAATGATCctgagaagaggaacaacattGTTTTCAACGCGACCTCTGAGTTTTGCAGAACTCTGGGTGACATTCCAACTTATGGCCTGTCAGGCAACAGAGAGGACCAAGAGGATATTATGGATTTTgaacaggaggaagagaaagatgatGCTGGAAATTCAGACTCGGATATGGACGAGAATGTTGGATGGAGCACAGTTAACTTGGATGAAGAGCAGAAACAACCAGATTTCTCCACAGCCTCTGCCACCATTTTGGATGAAGAGCCCATTGTCAACTCTGGGCTTGCTGCTGCCTTGCTGTTGTGCAAAAACAAAGGTCTTTTGGACACTCAAATGCAGAAGGTCGCCCGTGTCAGAGCACCAAAAGGCGCCCTGCCCAACGACAACTACTGCATCGAGGACAAGATGGGCTTCGATGACAAGTACAGTCGCCGAGAAGAATACAGAGGCTTCACCCAAGATTTCAAGGAGAAGGATAGCTATAAACCTGACGTCAAAATTGAGTATGTGGATGAGTCTGGGCGGAAGCTGACCCCAAAAGAAGCTTTCAGGCAGCTTTCACATCGCTTCCATGGGAAGGGCTCTGGAAAGATGAAAACTGAGAGGAGGATGAAAAAGCTTGAGGAGGAGGCGCTGCTGAAGAAGATGAGCAGCAGTGATACTCCCCTTGGGACGGTGGCTTTGCTTCAAGAGAAGCAGAAATCCCAGAAAACACCATATATTGTGCTTAGTGGGAGTGGGAAAAGTATGAATGCAAACACCATTACTAAATAA